The Anolis sagrei isolate rAnoSag1 chromosome Y, rAnoSag1.mat, whole genome shotgun sequence genome contains a region encoding:
- the LOC137095051 gene encoding cytochrome P450 2G1-like codes for MELSGAISLFLVIYAFVLVILTVMRDLSQRKTLPPGPTPLPFLGNIMQIKSTELLKSLLKLHEKYGPVFTVHFGPRPVVVLCGHKAVKEALVDKADEFSGRVTNATLDETFQGYGVIFSNGERWKQLRRFSLTIMRNFGMGKKTIEERIKDESQFLLEEFRKTNGKAFNPTFFLSRAVSNVVSTILFGSRFDYEDKLFQNLMQTSNDVFRLVSTPSGQRYDVYYSFLKYFRGTQTKVTDLLKEVKGVITELVKMNQETLDLNNPRNYIDCFLIQMEKEKDNPDSEFTIRNLELSVLILLFAGTETVSSTLRYAFLFLMKYPEVQAKMHEEIDRMIGRDRPPNIGDRTQLSYVDAVVHEVQRFSDLIPLDLPHMVMRDTEFRGYMIPKGTEVYPLLSTVLRDPTMFKNPYAFNPEHFLDENGRFKKSDAFVPFSSGKRVCLGETLARMELFIFLTTILQKFELKPLMAPKDIDLTAHEVGFGRIPPYYQLCMVLR; via the exons GCCTTTGTTCTTGTTATCCTAACGGTCATGCGGGACCTCTCACAGAGGAAGACACTCCCCCCTGGTCCAACTCCTTTGCCTTTCCTTGGGAATATCATGCAGATCAAGTCAACAGAACTTTTAAAATCCCTTCTCAAG CTGCATGAAAAATATGGCCCTGTGTTCACTGTCCATTTTGGACCTCGTCCTGTTGTGGTCTTATGTGGACACAAAGCTGTGAAGGAGGCCTTGGTAGACAAAGCAGATGAATTCAGCGGAAGGGTTACCAATGCTACTCTAGATGAAACCTTCCAAGGATATG GGGTGATCTTTTCCAACGGGGAACGCTGGAAACAATTGCGCCGGTTTTCTCTTACTATCATGAGGAATTTtggaatggggaaaaaaaccattgAAGAGCGGATTAAAGACGAATCCCAGTTTCTGCTGGAAGAATTTAGAAAAACAAATG GGAAGGCCTTCAACCCCACCTTCTTCCTCAGCCGTGCTGTCTCCAATGTTGTCAGCACCATCCTCTTTGGTAGCCGCTTTGACTATGAAGATAAACTTTTCCAGAACCTCATGCAGACATCGAACGATGTCTTCCGCTTAGTGAGCACTCCTTCTGGCCAG AGGTATGATGTCTATTACAGTTTCTTGAAGTATTTTCGAGGAACCCAGACTAAAGTCACTGACCTTCTAAAAGAGGTTAAAGGTGTCATCACAGAACTAGTGAAGATGAACCAGGAGACGCTTGATCTCAACAACCCACGGAATTATATTGATTGTttcctcatccagatggaaaaG GAAAAAGACAATCCAGACAGCGAATTTACCATCAGAAACTTGGAGCTCAGTGTCCTTATTCTTCTCTTTGCTGGGACAGAGACAGTCAGCAGCACCCTGAGATATGCATTTCTGTTTCTGATGAAATATCCTGAAGTGCAAG CAAAAATGCATGAGGAAATCGACCGAATGATTGGCCGGGACCGTCCCCCAAATATTGGAGATCGGACCCAGTTGTCGTATGTGGACGCCGTTGTCCATGAAGTGCAGAGGTTCAGTGACCTCATCCCCCTGGATCTGCCCCACATGGTTATGCGTGACACGGAATTCAGAGGCTACATGATTCCCAAG gGGACAGAAGTCTACCCACTCCTCAGCACAGTCCTACGTGACCCCACGATGTTTAAAAACCCCTATGCATTTAACCCAGAGCATTTCCTAGATGAGAACGGGCGCTTCAAGAAGAGTGATGCTTTTGTGCCATTCTCTTCAG GGAAGCGGGTCTGTCTGGGCGAAACCTTGGCCCGCATGGAGCTTTTCATCTTTTTGACCACCATCCTGCAGAAATTTGAACTGAAGCCCCTCATGGCCCCCAAGGACATTGACCTGACTGCCCATGAGGTTGGATTTGGCAGAATCCCACCTTACTACCAACTCTGCATGGTCTTACGCTGA